Proteins encoded in a region of the Triplophysa rosa linkage group LG6, Trosa_1v2, whole genome shotgun sequence genome:
- the hnmt gene encoding histamine N-methyltransferase yields MAAPLRSLVEDYSRYLKSFELFLKRSSEHQCMLDFIHNTLPDILARIGGGRPTFNVMGVGSGGGEIDLEMLAQLHMKHPHMKVDNEVVEPSSDMLHKYKVRVSTAANLDYINFTWNVMTAAEFEKHWQEKHLGKKMDFVHMIQMLYYVKDPEATVSFFRSLLDKDGKLLIILVSDESGWGKLWRTFRTQLCHNEISQCVTTGDIKTFLDAKGIPYRNYELPSQMDITECFTEGDEVGELLLDFLTEVIGFSKNAPEDLKKGVLDLLRHPDCSKEMDGRIIFNNNLGVLVVEP; encoded by the exons ATGGCAGCTCCACTCAGATCACTTGTGGAAGATTATTCAAGATACCTCAAATCATTTGAACTCTTTTTGAAACGTTCATCAGAGCACCAATGTATGCTGGACTTCATTCATAATACTCTACCAGACATACTGGCAAG GATTGGTGGAGGGAGGCCCACTTTCAATGTAATGGGAGTAGGGAGTGGAGGAG GTGAGATTGATCTGGAAATGTTGGCGCAGCTACACATGAAACATCCACATATGAAAGTTGACAATGAAGTGGTGGAACCGAGCTCAGATATGCTACACAAGTATAAAG TTCGGGTGTCAACAGCGGCAAATCTTGATTATATTAACTTTACATGGAATGTGATGACAGCTGCTGAATTTGAAAAGCACTGGCAAGAGAAACACCTTGGAAAAAAGATGGACTTCGTTCACATGATACAG ATGCTGTACTATGTCAAAGATCCAGAGGCCACGGTCTCATTTTTCCGGAGCCTCTTAGATAAAGATGGAAAACTCTTAATCATTTTGGTGTCAG ATGAGAGTGGATGGGGAAAATTATGGCGTACCTTCAGAACCCAACTCTGTCACAATGAGATAAGCCAGTGTGTCACTACAGGAGATATAAAGACCTTCTTAGACGCCAAGGGCATCCCCTATCGTAACTATGAGCTCCCGTCCCAGATGGACATCACAGAGTGCTTTACAGAAGGAGATGAGGTTGGAGAACTGCTGTTGGATTTCTTAACTGAGGTGATAGGGTTTAGTAAGAATGCTCCTGAAGACCTCAAGAAAGGAGTGCTGGATTTACTTAGACATCCAGACTGCAGTAAAGAGATGGACGGCAGGATCATATTCAACAACAATCTAGGAGTCTTAGTGGTTGAGCCATAA